In Gossypium arboreum isolate Shixiya-1 chromosome 6, ASM2569848v2, whole genome shotgun sequence, the following are encoded in one genomic region:
- the LOC108484649 gene encoding GDSL esterase/lipase At5g45910-like isoform X2, which translates to MKNKFFILVILFQTVGLALSTPQKYESIFNFGDSLSDTGNLLLSGALVFPVIGQLPYGETFFQHATGRCSDGRLIIDFIAEAFSLPYLEPYLAVKQGQSSPHGVNFAFSGATALDAEFFFQRNMGSILWTNNSLNVQLGWFRKLKSDLCSDNESCDDFFKKSLFLVGEIGGNDYNYAFFLGGSIKQLQSMVPSVVGAIANATSALIEEGAVELMVPGNFPIGCSAVYLTLFESPKKDDYDRHGCLKAFNGFAKYHNNQLKQALDTLRQKYPHVRIFYADYYGAAMRYVHAPLHHGFYGGTLKACCGGGGPYNFNISARCGHPGSEACKDPSVYSNWDGIHLTEAAYRHIALALINGSSSHPPLISSPLSD; encoded by the exons ATGAAGAACAAATTTTTTATCCTCGTAATCTTATTCCAAACCGTCGGCTTAGCTTTATCGACCCCCCaaaaatatgagtcaattttCAACTTCGGTGACTCCCTAAGCGACACAGGCAATTTACTTCTCTCCGGTGCCCTTGTATTTCCGGTCATCGGGCAGCTACCTTACGGTGAAACCTTCTTTCAACACGCAACGGGGCGGTGCTCTGACGGACGTCTTATTATCGACTTCATTG CTGAGGCATTCAGTTTACCTTATTTGGAACCTTACCTAGCAGTAAAACAAGGCCAGAGTTCTCCACATGGAGTCAACTTCGCATTCTCCGGAGCTACTGCACTTGATGCTGAGTTTTTCTTCCAAAGAAACATGGGATCCATTTTGTGGACTAATAATTCTTTGAATGTTCAGCTTGGTTGGTTCAGGAAGCTCAAGTCCGACCTTTGCTCGGATAACGAAT CTTGTGATGATTTCTTTAAGAAATCACTTTTTCTGGTGGGAGAGATCGGTGGAAATGATTATAATTACGCCTTTTTTCTTGGTGGAAGCATTAAACAGCTTCAATCCATGGTCCCTTCAGTTGTTGGAGCAATTGCTAATGCAACCAGT GCATTGATAGAGGAAGGCGCAGTAGAGTTGATGGTTCCAGGGAATTTTCCCATCGGTTGCTCAGCTGTTTACTTGACATTGTTTGAAAGCCCTAAAAAGGATGATTATGACCGTCATGGTTGCTTGAAGGCATTTAATGGTTTTGCGAAGTATCATAATAATCAGCTTAAACAAGCCCTGGATACCTTGAGACAAAAGTATCCCCATGTCAGGATTTTTTACGCTGATTACTACGGTGCCGCCATGCGTTACGTTCATGCCCCACTACATCACG ggTTTTATGGTGGGACTCTAAAAGCATGCTGTGGAGGGGGTGGTCCATATAATTTCAACATCTCAGCAAGGTGTGGTCATCCTGGATCTGAAGCATGTAAAGATCCTTCCGTTTATTCAAATTGGGATGGAATTCATCTAACTGAAGCAGCCTATCGCCATATAGCCTTGGCTTTGATCAATGGCTCCTCTTCCCATCCACCCCTCATATCCTCTCCTCTTTCAGATTGA
- the LOC108484649 gene encoding GDSL esterase/lipase At5g45910-like isoform X1 — MKNKFFILVILFQTVGLALSTPQKYESIFNFGDSLSDTGNLLLSGALVFPVIGQLPYGETFFQHATGRCSDGRLIIDFIAEAFSLPYLEPYLAVKQGQSSPHGVNFAFSGATALDAEFFFQRNMGSILWTNNSLNVQLGWFRKLKSDLCSDNELLCSVVACDDFFKKSLFLVGEIGGNDYNYAFFLGGSIKQLQSMVPSVVGAIANATSALIEEGAVELMVPGNFPIGCSAVYLTLFESPKKDDYDRHGCLKAFNGFAKYHNNQLKQALDTLRQKYPHVRIFYADYYGAAMRYVHAPLHHGFYGGTLKACCGGGGPYNFNISARCGHPGSEACKDPSVYSNWDGIHLTEAAYRHIALALINGSSSHPPLISSPLSD, encoded by the exons ATGAAGAACAAATTTTTTATCCTCGTAATCTTATTCCAAACCGTCGGCTTAGCTTTATCGACCCCCCaaaaatatgagtcaattttCAACTTCGGTGACTCCCTAAGCGACACAGGCAATTTACTTCTCTCCGGTGCCCTTGTATTTCCGGTCATCGGGCAGCTACCTTACGGTGAAACCTTCTTTCAACACGCAACGGGGCGGTGCTCTGACGGACGTCTTATTATCGACTTCATTG CTGAGGCATTCAGTTTACCTTATTTGGAACCTTACCTAGCAGTAAAACAAGGCCAGAGTTCTCCACATGGAGTCAACTTCGCATTCTCCGGAGCTACTGCACTTGATGCTGAGTTTTTCTTCCAAAGAAACATGGGATCCATTTTGTGGACTAATAATTCTTTGAATGTTCAGCTTGGTTGGTTCAGGAAGCTCAAGTCCGACCTTTGCTCGGATAACGAAT TGCTGTGTTCTGTCGTAGCTTGTGATGATTTCTTTAAGAAATCACTTTTTCTGGTGGGAGAGATCGGTGGAAATGATTATAATTACGCCTTTTTTCTTGGTGGAAGCATTAAACAGCTTCAATCCATGGTCCCTTCAGTTGTTGGAGCAATTGCTAATGCAACCAGT GCATTGATAGAGGAAGGCGCAGTAGAGTTGATGGTTCCAGGGAATTTTCCCATCGGTTGCTCAGCTGTTTACTTGACATTGTTTGAAAGCCCTAAAAAGGATGATTATGACCGTCATGGTTGCTTGAAGGCATTTAATGGTTTTGCGAAGTATCATAATAATCAGCTTAAACAAGCCCTGGATACCTTGAGACAAAAGTATCCCCATGTCAGGATTTTTTACGCTGATTACTACGGTGCCGCCATGCGTTACGTTCATGCCCCACTACATCACG ggTTTTATGGTGGGACTCTAAAAGCATGCTGTGGAGGGGGTGGTCCATATAATTTCAACATCTCAGCAAGGTGTGGTCATCCTGGATCTGAAGCATGTAAAGATCCTTCCGTTTATTCAAATTGGGATGGAATTCATCTAACTGAAGCAGCCTATCGCCATATAGCCTTGGCTTTGATCAATGGCTCCTCTTCCCATCCACCCCTCATATCCTCTCCTCTTTCAGATTGA
- the LOC108484649 gene encoding GDSL esterase/lipase At5g45910-like isoform X3, whose amino-acid sequence MKNKFFILVILFQTVGLALSTPQKYESIFNFGDSLSDTGNLLLSGALVFPVIGQLPYGETFFQHATGRCSDGRLIIDFIAEAFSLPYLEPYLAVKQGQSSPHGVNFAFSGATALDAEFFFQRNMGSILWTNNSLNVQLGWFRKLKSDLCSDNELLCSVVACDDFFKKSLFLVGEIGGNDYNYAFFLGGSIKQLQSMVPSVVGAIANATSALIEEGAVELMVPGNFPIGCSAVYLTLFESPKKDDYDRHGCLKAFNGFAKYHNNQLKQALDTLRQKYPHVRIFYADYYGAAMRYVHAPLHHVL is encoded by the exons ATGAAGAACAAATTTTTTATCCTCGTAATCTTATTCCAAACCGTCGGCTTAGCTTTATCGACCCCCCaaaaatatgagtcaattttCAACTTCGGTGACTCCCTAAGCGACACAGGCAATTTACTTCTCTCCGGTGCCCTTGTATTTCCGGTCATCGGGCAGCTACCTTACGGTGAAACCTTCTTTCAACACGCAACGGGGCGGTGCTCTGACGGACGTCTTATTATCGACTTCATTG CTGAGGCATTCAGTTTACCTTATTTGGAACCTTACCTAGCAGTAAAACAAGGCCAGAGTTCTCCACATGGAGTCAACTTCGCATTCTCCGGAGCTACTGCACTTGATGCTGAGTTTTTCTTCCAAAGAAACATGGGATCCATTTTGTGGACTAATAATTCTTTGAATGTTCAGCTTGGTTGGTTCAGGAAGCTCAAGTCCGACCTTTGCTCGGATAACGAAT TGCTGTGTTCTGTCGTAGCTTGTGATGATTTCTTTAAGAAATCACTTTTTCTGGTGGGAGAGATCGGTGGAAATGATTATAATTACGCCTTTTTTCTTGGTGGAAGCATTAAACAGCTTCAATCCATGGTCCCTTCAGTTGTTGGAGCAATTGCTAATGCAACCAGT GCATTGATAGAGGAAGGCGCAGTAGAGTTGATGGTTCCAGGGAATTTTCCCATCGGTTGCTCAGCTGTTTACTTGACATTGTTTGAAAGCCCTAAAAAGGATGATTATGACCGTCATGGTTGCTTGAAGGCATTTAATGGTTTTGCGAAGTATCATAATAATCAGCTTAAACAAGCCCTGGATACCTTGAGACAAAAGTATCCCCATGTCAGGATTTTTTACGCTGATTACTACGGTGCCGCCATGCGTTACGTTCATGCCCCACTACATCACG TGCTGTGA